In Lotus japonicus ecotype B-129 chromosome 5, LjGifu_v1.2, one genomic interval encodes:
- the LOC130718400 gene encoding B3 domain-containing transcription factor VRN1-like, protein MSSRAICFNQRIDEYSLQNGVLRMPRKLVSKHWDGISNPVSLLLPGATWEVRWEKRGYDVIMLGDEWKNFAMHYSLDVEHLLRFSFRHDSHVRRTQFHVEIHESGMEIDHYPFKQGSADSGEESDKSTDDENENEKEVHVSSRHQKKRPKSPLPVSRSPKKVKTNSKEGKVSYHKQQTRTESGRVKLENNKLKNTGQKQMSHGRGECSKSASIESEEEPLRDTKIGSTAYERAWTFKSDNDIICNMAPSYQNAMSLPKGFIPTHLQKVEGEAALWDYKRRIKWDVRFRQNPTSNQVNLSTGWKKFREDNNLNIGDVCVFKRMNNSAEVSYRVKIFRATKASSPHHVEGAERGKQTSPGNNFAERGSERIAKKSSITNVLDNDYDGSENNSRRLENQFTITLKNTDRSIPMGFINKYVTARVTYAILQAKNKEWHVQLCYDREDGSARFLSSGWSKFVRDCELEEGDTCVFELVDKEKFVLKVSATRLIV, encoded by the exons ATGTCTTCAAGAGCTATTTGCTTTAACCAGAGGATTGATGAATACAGCCTTCAAAACGGGGTGTTG AGAATGCCAAGGAAGCTTGTGAGTAAACATTGGGATGGAATCTCAAACCCTGTATCTCTTTTGCTTCCTGGTGCTACATGGGAAGTAAGATGGGAAAAACGTGGTTATGACGTTATCATGTTaggggatgaatggaagaaTTTTGCAATGCATTATTCTTTGGATGTGGAACATTTATTGAGGTTCTCCTTCAGGCATGATTCACATGTTAGAAGAACACAGTTTCATGTTGAGATACATGAATCTGGCATGGAAATAGATCACTACCCCTTTAAACAAGGAAGTGCTGACTCTGGTGAAGAAAGTGACAAGAGTactgatgatgaaaatgaaaatgagaaagagGTTCATGTTTCTTCGAGACACCAGAAAAAAAGGCCAAAATCTCCCTTACCAGTTTCTCGTTCTCCTAAGAAGGTGAAAACCAACTCAAAAGAAGGTAAAGTAAGTTATCACAAGCAGCAGACAAGAACTGAATCTGGAAGGGTAAAGCTTGAGAATAATAAGCTAAAAAACACAG GTCAAAAACAAATGAGCCATGGTAGAGGAGAGTGCTCAAAATCTGCCTCTATTGAGAGTGAGGAGGAGCCTTTAAGAGATACTAAAATTGGGAGTACTGCATACGAAAGAGCCTGGACTTTCAAATCTGACAACGACATCATTTGTAACATGGCCCCTTCATACCAAAATGCGATG TCACTGCCAAAAGGATTTATACCAACACATTTACAAAAGGTGGAAGGGGAAGCAGCACTTTGGGATTATAAGAGGAGAATTAAATGGGATGTCAGGTTCAGGCAGAATCCAACCAGTAATCAAGTTAATCTTTCTACTGGTTGGAAGAAATTTCGTGAGGATAATAATTTGAATATAGGTGATGTGTGTGTTTTTAAGAGAATGAATAATTCAGCAGAAGTTTCATATAGAGTTAAGATTTTCAGGGCCACAAAAGCATCAAGCCCTCACCATGTTGAAG GAGCTGAAAGAGGAAAACAAACAAGTCCTGGAAATAACTTTGCTGAAAGGGGCAGTGAAAGAATTGCAAAGAAGTCCTCAATAACTAATGTCTTGGATAATG ATTATGATGGTTCTGAAAATAACAGCAGAAGGCTAGAGAATCAATTCACGATCACTTTGAAGAATACTGATAGG AGTATACCCATGGGATTCATCAACAAATATGTCACTGCTAGGGTAACATATGCGATACTGCAAGCTAAGAATAAAGAATGGCACGTGCAGCTATGCTATGATCGAGAGGATGGTTCTGCAAGATTCCTTTCTTCTGGTTGGTCTAAATTTGTGAGGGATTGTGAGTTGGAGGAAGGAGATACATGTGTCTTTGAGCTGGTTGATAAAGAAAAATTTGTGCTCAAAGTTAGTGCTACAAGACTTATTGTTTGA
- the LOC130720095 gene encoding B3 domain-containing transcription factor VRN1-like, whose product MAANAIFPISFFKIILKTNLQRLQLPKKFTERYGGGLSNPVLLKPPDGTEWEVYWTRQNSEVWFQKGWKEFAQNYSLDHGHLVVFEYEGTSHFDVLILDQSALEIDYPSCDGEKDKLGHQSDADKSLETLEEWPYQKPKQKSLLHSSPPHKKMKGEKGVAQRNPLSMNWPRQARAQEVAETFVSKKNNPFLTVTIKPVHTAEGRLHITGLEGYVENVDKYVKLQIGEERSWNVKLYRHSSNGHYFSSGWSLFAMETELQPGDVCVFELINREDPIFEVHIFKRHS is encoded by the exons ATGGCTGCAAATGCTATCTTTCCAATCAGTTTCTTCAAGATCATACTTAAAACTAATCTTCAAAGACTG CAATTACCCAAAAAGTTTACAGAGAGATATGGGGGTGGTCTGTCTAATCCAGTGCTTTTGAAGCCTCCAGATGGAACTGAATGGGAAGTTTATTGGACAAGACAGAATAGTGAGGTTTGGTTCCAAAAAGGTTGGAAGGAATTTGCTCAAAATTACTCTCTTGATCATGGGCATTTGGTGGTATTTGAATATGAAGGAACTTCCCACTTTGATGTCCTAATTCTTGACCAAAGTGCCTTAGAAATTGACTATCCTTCATGTGATGGTGAAAAGGATAAGCTTGGTCATCAGAGTGATGCTGATAAATCACTTGAAACTTTGGAAGAATGGCCATATCAGAAGCCTAAGCAGAAGTCACTGTTACACTCTTCTCCACCAcataagaaaatgaaag GTGAAAAAGGTGTAGCTCAAAGAAATCCATTGTCAATGAATTGGCCAAGACAAGCTAGAGCTCAGGAAGTAGCTGAAACATTCGTCTCAAAGAAAAACAATCCTTTTTTAACTGTTACCATTAAGCCTGTTCATACTGCAGAAGGTCGGCTG CATATAACAGGTTTAGAAGGTTATGTTGAGAACGTTGACAAGTATGTGAAGCTGCAGATTGGGGAAGAAAGATCATGGAATGTGAAGCTCTATCGTCATTCCTCTAATGGTCACTATTTCTCTTCTGGTTGGTCCTTGTTTGCAATGGAAACTGAACTGCAACCTGGAGACGTTTGTGTCTTTGAACTCATCAACAGGGAGGACCCAATATTTGAAGTTCATATTTTCAAACGCCACAGTTAA
- the LOC130720018 gene encoding B3 domain-containing protein At3g18960-like → MAAQDGPAGRKALLPISFFKIILKTNLQTLKIPKKFTERYGGGLSNPVFLKPRHGTVREVYWTKQNGEVWFQKGWKEFAENYSLDYGHLVVFKYKGTSHFDVLILDQSALEIHYPSCDQNLDYESDDEESDENLGEWKDQKPNQKSPLLSPQPHKKKRGENSAAQRSSLSLNRPMGARAQEVAEAFISSKSNPFFTVTISSYDLVRRTKGVPALEGYIENIDKYVKLKIGKKRSWDVKLIYRHTANVRRILSAGWSLFARESELQLEDVCVFELISRKEEKPIFQVHVFKRRN, encoded by the exons ATGGCTGCTCAAGATGGTCCTGCAGGAAGAAAAGCATTGCTGCCTATCAGTTTCTTCAAGATCATTCTTAAAACTAATCTTCAAACCCTT AAAATACCCAAAAAGTTTACAGAGAGATATGGGGGTGGTCTGTCAAATCCAGTGTTTTTGAAGCCTCGCCATGGAACTGTAAGGGAAGTTTACTGGACAAAACAGAATGGTGAGGTGTGGTTCCAAAAGGGTTGGAAGGAATTTGCTGAAAATTACTCTCTGGATTATGGGCACCTGGTGGTGTTTAAATATAAAGGGACTTCacattttgatgtactcatcctTGATCAAAGTGCCTTAGAAATACACTATCCTTCATGTGACCAGAACCTTGATTATGAGAGTGATGATGAGGAATCAGATGAAAATTTGGGTGAATGGAAAGATCAGAAGCCTAATCAAAAGTCACCTTTACTTTCTCCTCAACCACATAAGAAAAAGAGAG GTGAGAATAGTGCAGCTCAAAGAAGTTCATTGTCATTGAATCGGCCAATGGGAGCTAGAGCTCAGGAAGTAGCTGAAGCATTCATCTCATCCAAATCCAATCCTTTTTTCACTGTTACCATAAGTTCTTATGATCTGGTACGACGTACTAAG GGTGTACCTGCTTTGGAAGGTTATATTGAGAATATTGACAAGTATGTGAAGCTGAAGATTGGGAAAAAACGATCATGGGATGTGAAGTTGATCTATCGTCACACTGCTAATGTTCGCAGGATCTTGTCTGCTGGTTGGTCCTTGTTTGCAAGGGAAAGTGAATTGCAACTGGAAGACGTTTGTGTCTTTGAACTCATAAGCAGGAAGGAGGAGAAACCAATTTTTCAAGTTCATGTTTTCAAACGCCGTAATTGA
- the LOC130718401 gene encoding 40S ribosomal protein S11-like — protein MAEQTEKAFLKQPKVFLCSKKSGKGKRPGKGGNRFWKSIGLGFKTPRDAIEGSYIDKKCPFTGNVSVRGRILAGTCHSAKMTRTIIVRRNYLHFIKKYQRYEKRHSNIPAHISPCFRVKEGDHVIIGQCRPLSKTVRFNVLKVIPAGSSGAVKKAFTGV, from the exons ATGGCGGAACAG ACGGAGAAGGCTTTCTTGAAGCAGCCCAAGGTTTTTCTCTG TTCGAAGAAATCTGGGAAGGGGAAGAGGCCTGGCAAAGGAGGGAATAGGTTCTGGAAGAGTATTGGTTTGGGATTCAAGACTCCCAGAGATGCAATTGAAG GGTCTTACATTGATAAGAAATGCCCATTCACCGGCAATGTTTCTGTCCGTGGACGCATTCTTGCCGGCACCTGCCATAGTGCAAAAATGACCAGGACTATCATTGTTCGTCGTAACTATCTTCATTTTATCAAGAAATATCAAAG GTATGAGAAGAGGCACTCAAACATTCCAGCACATATATCTCCATGCTTCCGTGTGAAGGAGGGTGATCATGTTATTATTGGGCAGTGCAG gccattgtcaaagacagtGAGATTTAATGTGTTGAAAGTGATTCCTGCTGGTTCATCTGGAGCTGTTAAGAAAGCTTTCACAGGAGTATGA